A genomic segment from Spinacia oleracea cultivar Varoflay chromosome 3, BTI_SOV_V1, whole genome shotgun sequence encodes:
- the LOC110802268 gene encoding calreticulin-3 gives MIFFLAFITSQNEPRQFPNSLSQWSVVSGQWSVVTALSLFNPEMAKLQHQLLILLLLSLHSSLLLPSAQADIFFEERFDDGWRDRWVISDWKRSEGKAGTFKHTAGKWAGDPDDKGIQTHNDAKHFAISAKIPEFSNKNKTLVFQYSVKFEQDIECGGGYIKLLSGYVNQKKFGGDTPYSLMFGPDLCGTQTKKLHLIVSYQGQNYPVRKDLQCETDKLTHFYTFILRPDATYSVLVDNRERDSGSLYTDWDILPPRKIKDVKAKKPADWDDKEYIDDPNNVKPEGYDTIPAEIPDPKAKKPDDWDEDDDGIWRAPKIPNPAYKGPWKAKKIKNPNYKGKWKIPWIDNPEFEDDPDIYVIRPVKYVGLEVWQVKAGSVFDNILISDDPQYAKQIVEDYFVNNREAEKEAFEEAEKEKKAREEEEARRAREEGERRRRDRDLHRGDRRRHKRRDPRDYLDDYHDEL, from the exons atGATATTCTTCCTTGCATTTATCACTTCCCAAAACGAACCTAGGCAATTTCCCAACTCACTGAGTCAGTGGTCAGTGGTCAGTGGTCAGTGGTCAGTGGTCactgctctctctctcttcaatccAGAAATGGCAAAGCTTCAGCATCAGCTTTTGATCTTGCTTCTGCTAAGCTTGCATTCTTCCTTGCTGCTACCCTCTGCTCAAGCTGATATCTTCTTTGAAGAAAGATTTGATG ACGGATGGAGGGATCGCTGGGTAATATCAGATTGGAAAAGGAGTGAAGGAAAGGCTGGTACATTTAAGCATACTGCTGGTAAATGGGCTGGAGATCCTGATGATAAAG GTATCCAGACTCATAATGATGCAAAGCATTTTGCTATATCAGCAAAAATTCCTGAATTCAGCAACAAGAATAAAACTCTTGTTTTTCAGTACTCAGTGAAATTTGAACAGGATATTGAGTGTGGGGGAGGCTACATAAAGCTTCTTTCTGGTTATGTGAATCAAAAGAAATTTGGCGGAGATACGCCATACAG TTTGATGTTTGGACCAGATCTATGTGGCACACAGACCAAAAAGCTTCATCTTATAGTCTCCTACCAGGGGCAGAATTATCCCGTCAGGAAGGATCTGCAGTGTGAAACTGACAAACTAACACATTTTTACACCTTCATCCTTCGGCCAGATGCAACATACAGTGTACTGGTTGATAATCGTGAAAGAGATTCAGGAAGCTTGTATACAGACTGGGATATTCTTCCTccaagaaaaatcaaagatgTTAAAGCCAAAAAG CCTGCAGACTGGGACGATAAAGAATACATAGATGATCCTAACAATGTCAAACCTGAG GGTTATGACACAATTCCAGCCGAGATTCCCGATCCTAAGGCCAAAAAG CCTGATGACtgggatgaagatgatgatggaaTTTGGCGAGCCCCGAAGATCCCAAATCCTGCTTACAAAGGACCATGGAAGGCTAAG AAAATCAAGAACCCCAACTACAAAGGAAAATGGAAGATTCCATGGATTGACAATCCTG AGTTTGAAGACGACCCAGATATTTATGTGATAAGGCCCGTAAAATATGTTGGCCTTGAAGTTTGGCAG GTGAAGGCCGGTTCAGTATTTGACAACATTTTAATTTCTGATGATCCACAATATGCAAAACAAATTGTTGAGGACTATTTTGTCAATAACAGGGAG GCTGAAAAGGAGGCATTCGAGGAAGCTGAAAAGGAGAAAAAAGCTCGAGAAGAAGAG GAAGCTCGAAGAGCAAGGGAAGAAGGTGAAAGGAGAAGAAGAGACAGAGACCTACACAGGGGAGACAGAAGGCGACATAAAAGG CGTGATCCCCGTGATTACTTGGATGATTACCAT GATGAACTATGA
- the LOC110802271 gene encoding probable hydroxyacylglutathione hydrolase 2, chloroplastic gives MFSKVPHAMASLPCSRVRGGVSLWPGARQLCLRKGLLYGLMRCLSIPFKTLHGAGQSLGVTRLLCNVSCISTALQIELVPCLRDNYAYLIHDENTGTVGVVDPSEAVPVIDALRKKNRNLNYILNTHHHYDHTGGNIELKERYGAKVIGSGRDKERIPGIDIALNDGDRWMFAGHEVHVIETPGHTKGHINFHFSESGAIFTGDTLFSLSCGRLFEGTPEEMLASLKKIMTLPDETSIFCGHEYTLSNAKFALSIEPNNEALQSYVSRVTQLRNKGLPTIPTTLKLEKSCNPFLRTSSTEIRQSLNIPATAGDSEALRVIRQAKDNF, from the exons ATGTTTTCAAAAGTTCCACATGCTATGGCTTCCCTTCCTTGTTCTAGG GTCAGAGGTGGGGTTAGTTTATGGCCTGGAGCAAGGCAACTTTGCCTGAGGAAAGGTCTTTTGTATGGACTAATGCGCTGCCTGTCTATTCCGTTTAAGACATTGCATGGAGCTGGTCAGTCCCTTGGAGTCACACGGCTTCTGTGCAATGTTTCTTGTATATCTACTGCACTGCAAATTGAACTG GTTCCATGTCTTAGGGACAACTATGCTTATCTCATACATGATGAGAATACTGGGACTGTTGGGGTTGTTGATCCTTCTGAAGCTGTACCTGTTATTGATGCTCTGAGAAAGAAGAATAGAAACCTGAATTACATACTGAATACTCATCATCACTATGATCACACTGGTGGGAACATTGAGCTGAAAGAAAGGTACGGTGCAAAG GTGATCGGCTCAGGGAGAGACAAAGAGAGAATTCCTGGGATTGATATTGCCTTAAATGACGGTGATAGGTGGATGTTTGCAGGCCATGAAGTTCATGTAATTGAAACACCTGGCCATACAAAAG GACACATTAACTTCCATTTTTCTGAATCTGGAGCGATTTTCACTGGAGACACCTTGTTCAGTTTATCTTGTGGGAGGCTTTTTGAAGGAACGCCTGAAGAG ATGTTAGCTTCTTTAAAAAAGATAATGACATTACCAGATGAGACGAGCATATTTTGCGGGCATGAATATACCTTG AGTAACGCGAAATTCGCGTTGTCTATAGAGCCAAATAATGAAGCCCTTCAATCTTACGTTTCACGTGTGACGCAATTGCGCAACAAAGGGTTGCCAACG ATACCCACAACTCTGAAATTAGAGAAGTCCTGCAATCCTTTCCTTCGGACTTCAAGTACTGAGATCAGGCAATCATTAAACATTCCAGCCACAGCAGGTGACTCCGAAGCTTTGCGTGTCATCCGCCAAGCAAAGGATAATTTCTAG